From a region of the Phragmites australis chromosome 21, lpPhrAust1.1, whole genome shotgun sequence genome:
- the LOC133903162 gene encoding replication protein A 70 kDa DNA-binding subunit C-like codes for MEYSLLSQINPTRHNWCIKVRVARMWQLSGTSKGKDFTAMKLALVDEEGVGITACIGQKDLNKFAKTLVEGRSYMIKKFQVSRQAKKFNAVPNTHTIFFTLWTVVEEVPTELSNNLPLYIFNFVDFEGLDRRARNDHGLVDVIGQLTVIHPVVQFSGLNGPSIRQSVELRDLSDQLLSITLWGEHATSFEDEFLIETIGKDEPVVIIFAGMKVRQYLGATTCGSGAATKWYMNIDIPEVNAFRASLQGRGSEVLFLPGDSDAAAGDIDKAISNRKTVSELLSLDPHDTDDVCFTCDAKIKEIDVSNGWWYKGCSTCKRGLKATFEGFECTNCDETKPMMIPSYKLNVVIKDSTGRAKIFLFGGVVEQVVRRTADELVEESSSNQILLPTPLRSLVGRRYVFQVVISEQTFRTGQLCFHARKVFAGDQHSGADATGREPPKDPSVKSAIGTASTTYGKETKNSAFSLTEAPIDPEGGSTPPHETHTVTTGKNSSTKGKEVLSSAHDKPGSLLGKRSRAARKELFSAKKEKASDE; via the exons ATGGAGTACAGCTTACTATCACAAATTAATCCAACAAGGCACAATTGGTGCATCAAGGTTAGAGTTGCTAGGATGTGGCAGCTATCTGGGACTTCTAAGGGGAAAGATTTTACTGCTATGAAACTTGCTCTGGTTGATGAAGAG GGTGTAGGTATCACAGCTTGCATTGGGCAGAAGGACCTTAACAAATTTGCTAAAACTTTGGTGGAAGGACGATCTTATATGATTAAAAAATTCCAAGTTAGTAGGCAAGCAAAGAAGTTCAATGCTGTGCCCAACACACACACAATCTTTTTTACACTATGGACTGTTGTGGAGGAGGTACCTACTGAGTTATCCAACAATCTTCCactctatatttttaattttgtggaCTTTGAGGGCTTAGATCGCAGAGCAAGGAACGACCATGGTTTAGTAG ATGTTATTGGACAGCTTACAGTTATCCATCCAGTGGTGCAATTTAGCGGTCTAAATGGCCCTTCTATTAGGCAATCAGTAGAACTACGTGATTTAAG CGATCAGCTTTTATCAATAACTTTGTGGGGTGAACATGCAACATCTTTTGAGGATGAGTTCCTTATTGAAACCATCGGTAAAGATGAACCAGTTGTAATCATTTTTGCTGGGATGAAAGTGAGGCAATACTTAG GTGCTACAACCTGTGGGAGTGGTGCTGCAACAAAATGGTATATGAACATTGATATTCCTGAAGTTAATGCTTTCCGTGCTAG CCTACAGGGAAGAGGTTCCGAAGTTCTGTTCCTACCAGGGGATAGTGATGCAGCAGCAGGTGATATTGACAAGGCAATTTCTAATAGGAAGACTGTATCAGAGCTCCTCTCCTTGGATCCTCATGACACTGAT GATGTATGTTTTACTTGTGATGCAAAGATAAAGGAAATCGATGTTTCAAATGGTTGGTGGTACAAAGGATGCAGTACTTGCAAAAGGGGACTGAAAGCAACTTTCGAAGGCTTTGAATGTACTAACTGTGATGAAACGAAGCCAATGATGATTCCCAG CTACAAGCTAAATGTGGTGATTAAGGACAGCACTGGTCGCGCAAAAATATTTCTGTTCGGAGGTGTAGTTGAGCAGGTTGTGCGGCGGACTGCCGATGAACTTGTGGAAGAAAGCTCATCCAATCAGATCTTACTGCCTACGCCCCTCCGCAGTCTTGTTGGCAGGAGGTATGTGTTTCAAGTGGTTATCAGTGAGCAAACCTTTAGAACTGGGCAGCTATGTTTTCATGCTAGGAAGGTGTTTGCTGGGGACCAACACAGTGGGGCTGATGCCACTGGTCGTGAACCTCCAAAGGACCCTAGCGTTAAGTCTGCAATAGGGACAGCAAGCACTACCTATGGTAAAGAAACTAAAAATAGTGCTTTTAGCTTAACTGAAGCCCCCATAGATCCAGAAGGGGGCTCCACACCACCTCATGAAACTCACACAGTTACCACTGGAAAAAACTCATCAACCAAGGGAAAGGAGGTTCTTTCTAGTGCTCATGACAAGCCTGG AAGTCTTCTAGGTAAAAGATCAAGGGCTGCTCGCAAGGAAttgttctctgcaaaaaaagaaaaggcaag TGACGAGTAA